The sequence ACAATGGCATATTCAATTTTTGTCAAAATCTCTCCTAAGGCTGGTCCTGGTTGAAAACCATATTCTTTGATCAGCATACCACCATTAACCACCACTTCATGCTTATCATGAATGGTCAAGCTATCATAAACGCGCTCGATGACCAAATAATCCACACTCAAGGCATACCCTTCACGGAGCTCTTCAGCTAGTAGCAACAAACGCTTCTCATACTTGTAGCAAGCACGCTTGTCTAGACTTCCTTTTTCTCGGAGCTTTAGAATCTCCACGATCTGCTCCACCGTCTTGGCAAACTCTCTAGAGGTCTTCCACTTTTTAAAGAATTTTGGAATATCTTGAATCTCTAGTGCTAAGACCAAAGCAGCCCAGGCTTGCTCAGAAGTTGAAAAGGTATATTCCAACTCTATGTCAAACAAACGCTCGATCGCTTCTTTACGATCCTTCATCTCTGGCAGATAGTGATAGGCCCCACTTGATAGCATAGCCTCCACGCCTTGTCTCCAGTATGGAGAAAGCAAGAGTTTATCAAACTCGATGAAGGTGCGCTCCACAGAGATCTTCTCTAGTAATGGAGCACACTCCTTCATGGCATCAGAGGTCGCCTCTTCTAATTCAAAGCCGAGACTGGCTTGAAAACGAAATCCTCGCATGATCCGGAGCGCATCTTCGTTAAACCGTTCATGAGGAAGCCCAACCGCCCGAAGGACCTTGTTTTCTAAATCTTCTAGTCCATGAAAGAGGTCAACAATCTCTCCCTTTTCATTTAAGGCAAAGGCATTAACCGTAAAATCACGACGCTTGAGGTCTTCTTCCAGCGAGCGCACAAAAGACACAGAGCTCGGACGACGATAATCTACATAGACATCCTCTGTCCGGAAGGTCGTAATTTCATATTCTTGACCATTTTCAAGAACTAAGACAGTCCCGTGTTCGATACCGATGTCCACTGTTCGATCAAAAATCGCCTTGGTCTCTTCTGGATATGAGGAAGAAGCGATATCGACATCGTGAATCGGACGATCCAATAGGGCGTCTCGAACGGATCCCCCGACAAAATAGGCCTCAAAACCAGCTGCTTTAATCTTCTCTAATATTGGTAAAGCCTCCTGAAACTCAGAAGGCATCTTTTCTAATCTCATAGTAAGTGTTCCAAACCATAAACAAGCTCATGACGCTTGACAACTTCTTTAATCCCTAGATTTACTCCTGTCATGAAGGAAACACGATCATAGGAATCATGACGGAGAGTCAACCCTTCGCCTTGGCTACCAAAAATCACCTCTTGGTGAGCGACTAGGCCAGGCAATCGAACCGAATGGATGCGCATCCCTTCAAACTCTGCCCCTCTTGCTCCAGGCATCAACTCTTCTTCATCTGCTGCACCTTGCTGGATCTTCTCGCGCTTCTCAGAGATCAACTCAGCGGTTTTAATTGCTGTTCCACTCGGTGCATCTTTTTTCTTATCGTGGTGCAATTCGATGATCTCCACATTCGGGAAATACTTGGCTGCTTGCGCTGCAAATTGCATCAAGAGCACGGCTCCGATGGCAAAGTTCGGAGCGATCAAGCCACCCAAATCCTTTTCACGTGAAAGGTCTGTCAATTCTTGGATCTGCTCAGGAGTGAATCCAGTCGTTCCCACAACAGGCGCAAAGCCATTCTCAATTGCAAAGCGAGTATTTTCGTAAGCGACCTTGGGCATGGTAAAATCTACCCAAACATCTGCCTCTAGACCCACAACATCTTCTTTGCGATTAAAGACAGGGACTCCTGCAACTTCTGTCTCATCAGTAAATGGATCGATCAAGCCAGCTAATTCTAGCTCAGGATCTTCTGAAACCATCTTGAAGGCTGCTTGTCCCATTCTTCCCTTGAAACCTGCGATAATGACTTTAATTGACATAGAATACTCCTTAAACGATAGGGATATACCCAACTGCTAAGCTATGGTCACCTAGGTGCGTCCCAATAACCCCTCCAAAGGTAGCAAAAGGAATGTCACCTTCCACTCCTTCTTCGATGAGCAGTTGGCGAAGTGCTTCTGCTTTTTCAGGGACATTGGCGTGGATGACAAAGACTTGGTAATGACCATCTGCGTTATCTGATACAACAATCTCTACCAAGCGTTTCATGGCTTTCTTTTCCGTCCGGACCTTCTCAAAGACCTCAATCACGCCTTCATCATTAAAATGAAGAATAGGCTTGATGCTCAATAGGTTCCCAAGAATAGCAGCCCCATTTGACAGACGACCACCTTTAACCAAGTGGTTCAAATCATCCACCATGATATAGGCAGAGGTACCATCAATCTGGTGTTGGACATTGGCAACAATCTCGTCGAATAAACGGCCTTCACCAGCCCATTTCAAGCAGTCTTCTACCATCATTCCTAGAGGAGCACTGGTGATTTTTGAATCCGGAAATTCGACGGTCAAGCCTTCAAACTCGTCCTTCAAATATTGGATATTTTGGTAGAAACCAGAAATACCAGATGACAAGAAAAGACCGATAGCATGCGTATAGCCCTTAGCTGTCAAACCAGATAAGACTTCTTCTAACTCTGCCACACTCGGCTGGCTAGTCTTTGGCAATTCTTTAGAGGCAGCCATCTTTTGGTAGAACTCATCGTGTGTCAGGTTCTTCCCTTCAACATAAGACTCCCCATCGATATAGATCGGGATCTCTAAAATAAATAAGTCGTCGTGATGGAGCAAGTCTTGTGGTAAATAGGCAGACGAATCCGTGATCACTGCTAATTTCATTGATTAAAACTCCAAATTAATACCCGGTAAATCGAGGGCAATTTCTGTGACTTCATAAGTCAAACGGTTGAGCATATTCAAGCAAGGGCGAGCCAATTCTTCCACTTCGTCTTTGCTGAATTCACTTGGTTCATTGACATAACGACCAAACAAGTGGTTGATTTGAGTGATGGTTCCGCTGATCACAAAACCGTCAAAAACGATCATGTAGCTCAAGATGACAATCAAAGAAGTCGTGTTTTGTTCTTGATCACGATTGATCAATTGAAAGTTTACATCAACTTTTGTTTCAGGGATGCCATTTTCTTTTTCCCACTCAAAATTACGAGCATCATAGTGGTATTGGCTGACAAATTCTTTTTCACGTTGAATATCCATTTTTATTCTCCTAAAAATATGCGATAGGCTTATTATATCATAATTCAGCTCAAGATACCAACGTAGAATGAGGTGATTTTTTAACAGGTGAAAGAAGAAAAGGCCGGGGAATTCCCAACCTTTTAATCATATTTAGTTTTTGGGTTTGCGAAGCAATCCGAACAAGATACCACTTACGACAGCACCGATCAATACGAACAAGATGTAAAGAAGTGGATTTGATGTTAGAGCGATAACGAAGATACCTCCGTGAGGAGCCATAAGTTTCAAGCCTGCAAGACCAACAAGGGCACCTGTCAATGCTGAACCTGCGATGAAGCTAGGAATGGCACGAGCTGGGTCAGCTGCACCAAATGGAATGGCACCTTCTGTAATAAAGGAAAGACCCATGACAATGTTTGTCAAACCAGAATCGCGTTCTTCTTGTGTGAATTTATCTTTAAACAATACAGTTGCTACGAATACTGCCAATGGAGGAACCATACCAGCTGCCATAACAGCTGCCATAACAATAGAACCACCTGAAGCAACGGATTCAGCAAGTGTACCTGTAGCGAAGACATAAGCGGCTTTGTTAACTGGTCCACCCATATCGACAGCCATCATACCGCCGACGAGAAGTCCAAGAAGTACAGCTGAGCTACCTGACAAGCTTGAAAGGAAGTTGTTAAGACCAGTATTGATAGCAGCCATTGGAATATTGATGAGGAACATCAAGAATCCTGTCAAACCAACACCAAGCAATGGCAAGAGAAGGATTGAACGGATACCATCAAGAGAACGTGGAAGACCTGCAAGAGCTTTACGAAGAACTAGAATCACTCCACCTGCTAGGAAACCACCAACTAAGGCACCAAGGAAACCAGATGATACGGCTGCTGGTAATTCACCCTTAGCAGCACCGTAGGCGATATTTCCAAATGCTGACCCTGAACTAGCAATAGATCCAGCGATAAACCCTGCTACAAAACCAGGTTTTTCAGCGATTGAGAATCCAATGTAACCTGCAAGTACAGGAAGCATGAAGCCAAAGGCAACTCCACCAATTGTTTTAAATTGTGCTGCTAATACATGATAAGAACCAAGACTAGACAATTGGTCTTGAGGTACACCAAGAACTTGGTCAATCAAGAAGGCAAGGGCGATCAAGATACCACCACCGATAACGAATGGAAGCATTTGAGAAACCCCACTCATCAAGTGTTTGTAGAAGGCTCCACCCAAGCTCAATTTTTCTTGGCTAGCGCTAGCTTGTGCAGCATTTTCAGCGTGGAAGACATCTGCTTTGCCATCCAAGATGGTTTGGATCAAGTCTTCTGTCTGACGGATACCGGCTGCGACTGGTTTAGAGATCAATTTTTTGCCATCGAAACGAGCGGTTTCAACTGCTTTATCTGCTGCAATGATGACCCCTTCAGCTTTTGCGATTTCTTCAGCTGTCAAGCGGTTGCCGACACCAGATGCCCCGTTGGTTTCAACGCGGACTGTAACACCCATTTCTTCCCCTTTTTTGATGAGGGCTTCTTCTGCCATATAAGTGTGGGCGATACCTGTTGTACATGCTGTAACGGC comes from Streptococcus parasanguinis ATCC 15912 and encodes:
- a CDS encoding CCA tRNA nucleotidyltransferase encodes the protein MRLEKMPSEFQEALPILEKIKAAGFEAYFVGGSVRDALLDRPIHDVDIASSSYPEETKAIFDRTVDIGIEHGTVLVLENGQEYEITTFRTEDVYVDYRRPSSVSFVRSLEEDLKRRDFTVNAFALNEKGEIVDLFHGLEDLENKVLRAVGLPHERFNEDALRIMRGFRFQASLGFELEEATSDAMKECAPLLEKISVERTFIEFDKLLLSPYWRQGVEAMLSSGAYHYLPEMKDRKEAIERLFDIELEYTFSTSEQAWAALVLALEIQDIPKFFKKWKTSREFAKTVEQIVEILKLREKGSLDKRACYKYEKRLLLLAEELREGYALSVDYLVIERVYDSLTIHDKHEVVVNGGMLIKEYGFQPGPALGEILTKIEYAIVDGELANEKEAIIAYIQQAKEEEK
- the dapB gene encoding 4-hydroxy-tetrahydrodipicolinate reductase, which codes for MSIKVIIAGFKGRMGQAAFKMVSEDPELELAGLIDPFTDETEVAGVPVFNRKEDVVGLEADVWVDFTMPKVAYENTRFAIENGFAPVVGTTGFTPEQIQELTDLSREKDLGGLIAPNFAIGAVLLMQFAAQAAKYFPNVEIIELHHDKKKDAPSGTAIKTAELISEKREKIQQGAADEEELMPGARGAEFEGMRIHSVRLPGLVAHQEVIFGSQGEGLTLRHDSYDRVSFMTGVNLGIKEVVKRHELVYGLEHLL
- a CDS encoding DegV family protein, whose product is MKLAVITDSSAYLPQDLLHHDDLFILEIPIYIDGESYVEGKNLTHDEFYQKMAASKELPKTSQPSVAELEEVLSGLTAKGYTHAIGLFLSSGISGFYQNIQYLKDEFEGLTVEFPDSKITSAPLGMMVEDCLKWAGEGRLFDEIVANVQHQIDGTSAYIMVDDLNHLVKGGRLSNGAAILGNLLSIKPILHFNDEGVIEVFEKVRTEKKAMKRLVEIVVSDNADGHYQVFVIHANVPEKAEALRQLLIEEGVEGDIPFATFGGVIGTHLGDHSLAVGYIPIV
- a CDS encoding DUF1149 family protein, whose protein sequence is MDIQREKEFVSQYHYDARNFEWEKENGIPETKVDVNFQLINRDQEQNTTSLIVILSYMIVFDGFVISGTITQINHLFGRYVNEPSEFSKDEVEELARPCLNMLNRLTYEVTEIALDLPGINLEF
- a CDS encoding PTS fructose transporter subunit IIABC, whose amino-acid sequence is MKIQDVLNKNVMLFDLQATDKEGVINEMIQSLVDNGVVTDFDTFKAGIMNREAQTSTGLGDGIAMPHSKNEAVKEATVLFAKSNKGVDYASLDGQPTDLFFMIAAPEGANDTHLAALAELSKYLMKPGFADKLRQASTPDQVIAAFDAEEQEAAAEEAKKAEAVKEAASSDKPLIVAVTACTTGIAHTYMAEEALIKKGEEMGVTVRVETNGASGVGNRLTAEEIAKAEGVIIAADKAVETARFDGKKLISKPVAAGIRQTEDLIQTILDGKADVFHAENAAQASASQEKLSLGGAFYKHLMSGVSQMLPFVIGGGILIALAFLIDQVLGVPQDQLSSLGSYHVLAAQFKTIGGVAFGFMLPVLAGYIGFSIAEKPGFVAGFIAGSIASSGSAFGNIAYGAAKGELPAAVSSGFLGALVGGFLAGGVILVLRKALAGLPRSLDGIRSILLLPLLGVGLTGFLMFLINIPMAAINTGLNNFLSSLSGSSAVLLGLLVGGMMAVDMGGPVNKAAYVFATGTLAESVASGGSIVMAAVMAAGMVPPLAVFVATVLFKDKFTQEERDSGLTNIVMGLSFITEGAIPFGAADPARAIPSFIAGSALTGALVGLAGLKLMAPHGGIFVIALTSNPLLYILFVLIGAVVSGILFGLLRKPKN